One window from the genome of Acidihalobacter ferrooxydans encodes:
- the gcvH gene encoding glycine cleavage system protein GcvH: MSDLKYTKSHEWVRDNGDGTFTVGITDHAQEQLGDLVFVETPEPGVQLNVGDACAVVESVKAASDVYAPVSGEVVTGNAALADTPELINQSAQEDGWLFTLKPADPAALTGLMSADEYAAYLALED; the protein is encoded by the coding sequence ATGAGTGACCTGAAATACACCAAGAGCCACGAATGGGTACGCGACAACGGCGACGGCACCTTCACCGTCGGCATCACCGATCATGCCCAGGAGCAGCTCGGCGATCTGGTGTTCGTCGAGACCCCCGAACCCGGGGTGCAGCTCAACGTCGGCGACGCCTGTGCCGTGGTTGAATCGGTGAAGGCCGCGTCCGATGTGTACGCGCCGGTGTCCGGCGAAGTCGTCACCGGTAATGCGGCGCTGGCCGACACGCCCGAGCTGATCAACCAGTCCGCACAGGAGGATGGCTGGCTGTTCACCCTCAAGCCGGCCGATCCCGCCGCACTGACCGGGCTGATGAGTGCCGACGAGTACGCGGCCTATCTCGCATTAGAGGACTGA
- the gcvPA gene encoding aminomethyl-transferring glycine dehydrogenase subunit GcvPA → MPFIPHTQDEIDAMLAVIGAPDIESLFDDIPAALRSGPLKTVPDALSEMQVGRLMQSRAAPDAGALNFIGAGAYEHHIPAAVWDIATRGEFYSAYTPYQAEASQGTLQLIYEFQTMLTGLTGLEVSNASLYDGASALAEAVLMAVRLNRKSRSRRVLVPASVHPAYRATAHAIVHAQGIELIELPIDPAVGRVDPAALAAYDAEDITALVVPQPNFYGVLEEVDALTDWAAAHNALLIAVVNPLTLAVLTPPGEWGAAGADIAVGDGQPLGAPLSSGGPYYGFMCTRMAHVRQMPGRLVGRSIDADGKPGFVLTLQAREQHIRRSKATSNICTNQGLVVTASTIHMAILGPDGLARVAAASYANTHALAEKLRPLGVEPVFAGDYFHEVALRLPVANAAPVLERMAAEGVLGGYELGRIGWPDAVLVCATETKTEEDLQRYVDTLARALRS, encoded by the coding sequence ATGCCGTTCATACCGCACACCCAGGACGAAATCGACGCTATGCTCGCCGTCATCGGCGCGCCGGACATCGAAAGTCTGTTCGACGACATTCCCGCCGCGCTGCGCAGCGGACCGCTCAAGACGGTGCCCGATGCGCTGTCCGAGATGCAGGTCGGCCGCCTGATGCAGAGCCGCGCCGCGCCGGACGCCGGCGCATTGAACTTCATCGGTGCCGGTGCCTACGAGCATCATATTCCGGCGGCGGTGTGGGACATCGCCACGCGTGGCGAGTTCTACAGCGCCTACACGCCGTATCAGGCCGAGGCTTCGCAGGGCACGCTGCAACTGATTTACGAGTTCCAGACCATGCTGACCGGGTTGACCGGGCTGGAGGTCTCGAACGCGTCGCTGTATGACGGCGCCTCCGCGTTGGCCGAAGCGGTGTTGATGGCAGTGCGGCTGAATCGCAAGTCCAGGTCCCGGCGAGTGCTGGTGCCGGCCAGCGTGCATCCGGCCTACCGCGCGACCGCGCATGCCATCGTTCACGCGCAGGGCATTGAACTGATCGAGTTGCCGATCGATCCGGCCGTCGGCCGCGTCGATCCGGCTGCGCTGGCCGCTTACGATGCCGAGGACATCACCGCGCTGGTGGTGCCGCAACCCAACTTTTATGGCGTACTCGAAGAGGTCGATGCATTGACCGACTGGGCCGCCGCGCACAATGCACTGCTCATCGCCGTGGTCAACCCGCTCACCCTGGCCGTGCTCACGCCGCCCGGGGAATGGGGCGCGGCAGGCGCCGACATCGCGGTCGGCGACGGCCAGCCGCTCGGCGCGCCGCTGTCCTCCGGTGGGCCATATTACGGTTTCATGTGCACGCGTATGGCGCACGTACGCCAGATGCCCGGTCGGCTTGTCGGGCGCAGTATCGATGCCGACGGCAAGCCCGGTTTCGTGCTCACTTTGCAGGCGCGCGAGCAGCATATCCGCCGTTCCAAGGCGACCTCGAACATCTGCACCAATCAGGGTCTGGTGGTCACCGCCTCGACCATCCACATGGCAATTCTCGGGCCGGACGGGCTGGCGCGCGTCGCTGCGGCGAGCTATGCCAACACCCACGCGCTGGCCGAAAAACTGCGCCCTCTGGGCGTCGAGCCGGTGTTCGCCGGGGACTATTTTCATGAGGTCGCGCTGCGCCTGCCAGTGGCTAACGCGGCGCCGGTGCTGGAGCGCATGGCCGCCGAAGGCGTGCTTGGCGGCTACGAGCTTGGCCGCATCGGCTGGCCGGATGCGGTGCTCGTCTGCGCTACCGAAACCAAGACCGAGGAAGACCTGCAACGCTACGTCGATACGCTCGCCCGCGCCCTGCGGTCCTGA
- the tpx gene encoding thiol peroxidase, which produces MANITLQGNLIKTNGELPAVGSAAPDFHLVDGKLNDVSLATYAGKKKLLNIVPSLDTPTCATSTRKFNEYAKAHADTVMLVVSADLPFAQGRFCGAEGVDNVIPLSMMRTRAFAKDYGVLIEDGPLAGITARAVVVLDANDKVLYTELVPEIGDEPNYDAALAAL; this is translated from the coding sequence ATGGCCAATATCACTTTGCAAGGCAATCTGATCAAGACCAACGGCGAACTGCCCGCCGTGGGCAGTGCCGCGCCGGATTTTCATCTGGTCGACGGCAAGCTCAACGACGTCAGCCTGGCGACCTATGCCGGCAAGAAAAAACTGCTCAACATCGTCCCCAGCCTGGACACCCCGACCTGCGCCACGTCCACGCGCAAGTTCAACGAATACGCCAAGGCGCATGCCGACACCGTGATGCTGGTGGTGTCTGCCGACCTGCCGTTCGCGCAGGGTCGCTTCTGCGGTGCCGAGGGCGTGGACAACGTGATCCCGTTGTCGATGATGCGCACGCGCGCCTTCGCCAAGGATTACGGCGTGCTGATCGAGGACGGCCCGCTGGCCGGCATCACGGCGCGCGCGGTCGTCGTGCTGGATGCGAACGATAAGGTGCTCTACACCGAGCTGGTGCCCGAAATCGGTGACGAGCCGAACTACGACGCCGCGCTCGCCGCGCTCTGA